The genomic window GCACCGCATCGCCGGAGGCGACGAGGCCGGCGCCGGTGAGCCGGCCGTCGTGGCGGCGACCGGCGGCCTCGTAGCGGTCGGCCTGCGCCGTCCAGCGCTCGCCCTCCTCGCCGTCCCACGCCCTGGCCATGTCGACGTTGGCGATCGTCCTCATCCGTCGGCCCTCCCCCTATACTCCCTTTGGGAGGAAGGTAGGGCGGGGCGAGGAGGAAGTCAATGGCCAAGGAGCTGACCACCACCTCGTACGCCGTCCTCGGCCTGCTCGCCGTGCGCTCGTGGACGACGTACGAGCTCGCCCAGCAGATGGGACGCGGCCTGGGCGACTTCTGGCCCCGGGCCCAGAGCAAGATCTACGAGGAGCCGAAGCGGCTGGTTGCGGCCGGGCTGGCCCACGCGTCGCGGGGGACGGTGGGCCGGCGTCCCCGCACCGTCTACGCCATCACACCCGAAGGCCGCCGGGCGCTCGCCGCCTGGCTGGCCCGGCCGGGAGCCGCCCCCGTGCTCCAGTTCGAGCAGCTGGTGAAGGTGTTCTTCGCCGAGTTCGGCACGCGCCACGACCTGCTGGCCGGCCTGGCCGGCGTGGGCGAGTGGCGGGAGCAGCGGGCGGCCGTGGGGGCCGCCATCTGCCGCGAGTACCTCGACGGCCGGGGCCCGTTCCCCGAGCGGCTCCCGTGGCTGATCCTGGCCGGCGGCTTCCTCGCCCGCTTCGACCACATGGTGGGCGAGTGGGCGGCGTGGGCGACGGCCACCGTCGAGTCGTGGCCCGACGACCTGGTCGCGGCCGAGCCCGACTGGGCCGCCCTGGAGGCGATGGCCGAGCAGGACGAGGCCGTGGTGCGGGGGGCGGCGGCCCGCCGGGGCGACCGGTGACGGCGCGACCCCCCGGCGACGGCATCCGGTTGTCGCGGCAACATGGGTGGGTGGACGAAGAGCTGACCGACGCCGTCGAGGCCCTGCGCCGGGAGCACCGGCTGGCCGTGGACGTGGACGAGCGCACCATCACCGTGGTCGAGGCCGTGAAGGGCGACCCCGGCCACGCCGTGCTCCGGGTCCTCGGCGTGGCCGAGCGGGTGTCGCCGGTGGCCGCCGCCGCCTACGGGGCCGCCGGCGTGGCCGCCGGCGTGTGGTCGAGCCCCGAGCTGTACCTGGCCCGCTGGACGCGGGGGAAGCGCTGGGTGGTCGGCTACCGCCTGGGCGTCGGGTCCTCGCCCAACCACTACGTGCGCACCGAGGGCCGCATCCCCACCCGCCTGGAGACGGGCAACTGGTACGCCGCCGTGCCCGACGACGTGCGCCGGCTGTTCGTCGACGCCGGCCTTTCCGTGGACGAACGGCCCTTCGCCGGCGTGGACGTGCCCGGGGCCGACGCCCCGCCGCCGCCGCCTCCCCGGACGCCCAGGTCTCCCCGGGCGCCGCGCCAGCCGGCCGCCCCCCGCGCCCCCCGGGCGCCGCGGCCGGCCAAGCCGGCGGCGCCGCGGGCCCGGGCCGAGCCGACCCGGCTGTGCCCGTCGTGCCAGATGCAGAAGGTGGCCAGCCAGTTCGTCGCCGGGTCGGACCTCTGCGTCGACTGCCGGTAGCGTCGCCGGCGGGCCGCAGGGCGCGCCGCCGTCCTTGACGCTCGCGCCGGGTCCGCTAACTTCTGCAACACGAACCACAGGAGTCACACGAGCGACATGAGCGCGATCGAGCACGTGGTGGGCCGGGAGATCCTGGACTCGCGGGGCAACCCGACGGTGGAGACCGAGGTGTTCCTCGAGTCGGGCGCCAAGGGACGGGCGGCCGTCCCGTCGGGCGCGTCCACCGGCAGCTTCGAGGCGTACGAGCGCCGCGACGGCGACGGCCGCTACGGCGGTCGGGGCGTGCGGGGTGCCGTCGCCTCCGTGAACGGCGAGATCGCCGACGCCGTCGAGGGCATGGAGGCGCTCGACCAGCGGGGCGTCGACCGGGCGCTGATCGACCTCGACGCCACCGACAACAAGGGCCGCCTCGGCGCCAACGCCGTCCTGAGCGTCTCCCTGGCCGTGGCCAAGGCGTCGGCCGACGAGCTCGAGCTGCCGCTGTACCGATACCTGGGCGGGGCGAACGCCCACGTCCTGCCCGTCCCCATGATGAACGTCGTGAACGGCGGCGCCCACGCCGACAACAACGTGGACCTCCAGGAGTTCATGGTCGTCCCCGTCGGCGCCGCCTCGTTCGCCGAGGCCCTGCGGTGGGGTACCGAGGTGTACCACGCCCTGCGCTCCGTGCTGGTGGAGCGCAAGCTGTCCACCGCGGTGGGCGACGAGGGCGGCTTCGCCCCCGACCTGGGCCACAACGAGGACGCCGTCCGCCTCCTGATGGAGGCCATCGAGCGGGCCGGGCGGTCCCCGGGCGACGAGATCGCCATCGCCCTCGACCCCGCCACCACCGAGCTGTGGCGGGACGGCGCCTACGTGCTGGAGGGCGAGGGGCGGCGCCTGGCGCCGGACGAGATGGTGGACTTCTGGGTGGACCTGTGCGACCGCTACCCGATCGTCTCCATCGAGGACGGCATGGCGGAGGACGACTGGGACGGGTGGTCGAAGCTGACCGCCGCCCTGGGCGACCGCACCCAGC from Acidimicrobiales bacterium includes these protein-coding regions:
- the eno gene encoding phosphopyruvate hydratase, which translates into the protein MSAIEHVVGREILDSRGNPTVETEVFLESGAKGRAAVPSGASTGSFEAYERRDGDGRYGGRGVRGAVASVNGEIADAVEGMEALDQRGVDRALIDLDATDNKGRLGANAVLSVSLAVAKASADELELPLYRYLGGANAHVLPVPMMNVVNGGAHADNNVDLQEFMVVPVGAASFAEALRWGTEVYHALRSVLVERKLSTAVGDEGGFAPDLGHNEDAVRLLMEAIERAGRSPGDEIAIALDPATTELWRDGAYVLEGEGRRLAPDEMVDFWVDLCDRYPIVSIEDGMAEDDWDGWSKLTAALGDRTQLVGDDLFVTNVDRLERGIRSGVGNSILVKVNQIGTLTESLEAMSLATRYGYTCVVSHRSGETEDVTIADLAVATNAGQIKTGAPARSDRVAKYNQLLRIEEDLGEGAAYWGPVAIAGRRTIVEQMEGR
- a CDS encoding PadR family transcriptional regulator is translated as MAKELTTTSYAVLGLLAVRSWTTYELAQQMGRGLGDFWPRAQSKIYEEPKRLVAAGLAHASRGTVGRRPRTVYAITPEGRRALAAWLARPGAAPVLQFEQLVKVFFAEFGTRHDLLAGLAGVGEWREQRAAVGAAICREYLDGRGPFPERLPWLILAGGFLARFDHMVGEWAAWATATVESWPDDLVAAEPDWAALEAMAEQDEAVVRGAAARRGDR